The sequence AATTTCAAACGCTTTGCCGCATAATCTTAACCCGAATAAGGTCAGTGTTTTTAATTGAAGCCGTGTTTCTTTTCATCTCAGGTGCGTGTCAACAAAGAGCAGGATCATGTTCTGATCAGTCCGAGAGGTCTGTCCTTTGCTGAGGTCACTGCAGCAACGTTGGTGAGTGAATCTCGTTTCTATTTAGGGCTTTGACTAAATCATTGAATATTTTATACTCGGTAAGCTATTGCCATACTGGTGAGCTCTCACCGGATATTTTCATTAGGTACCTATGTGAAGTAACAGGAAATTCAATTTGGACTCGAGCTGCATTATAAATTCTGCCTTCATAATATTATGAAAAGGAAATTGTTTTGCTTCCTCCGGTATTTTAATAATCTGTCATTTTGGTTTCAGGTGAAAGTGAACATGATCGGCGACGTCGTGGACCAGGGCTCGACCGACTTGGGTATCGACCACTTTGGATTCGCTCCTCACGCCGCCATCTACGCCATGCGCCCCGACTTGAAATGCATCATCCACATCCACACGCCCGCTACGGCCGCCGTGAGCTAAGCTGCCGTTTTAAAGGCTCACCGCCATTCTCTTGAATGCAGTTTTTGCCGTAAACTTGAACGCCAGGCTGTAAAATTCACAGCGTGCGGGCCGGCATTTTTATATGCGACGGCACAAACGTGTctctgtcttttatttttgtcaacagGTGTCCTCCATGAAGTGTGGAATCCTGCCCATTTCCCAGGAGGCCTTGCTCCTTGGAGACGTGAGCTGCTTCGGTTACCATGGCAGCCTGGCTAATAAAGAGGAGAAGGTGGAGTTTCAGAAAGCTCTGGGCCCGACTGCCAAGGTACTGTCAAGTTGAGAGAGTCCATTAGTGAAAGGGGCTTTTTCACAGCTTTCAACAGCTACTTTACCTCTCCAGTCACACCGAGTACACCTGCACCAGTTAATGAGATCTATTCCAAACAGCTCCAGCCACAATTCCACCTCTTGGCTacatcatttttcattcagTCCTTACTAATGCAAAATGGAAATACTAAAGGTGTCATAGGAAGTCAGATATTTCTCATaatagtacaaaaaaaaattcattattaTACCAAAGTACCTAACACGCCCTGATGTCCATTTTGAAGTACTGCATTTGTGTTGAAAGAATTCCTCTTGTATTTTCCAGGTGATGATCCTAAGGAACCACGGGGTGCTTGCTTTGGGAGAAACCATAGAAGAAGCTTTCCACTACATGTACCACTCGCAGCAAGCGTGCGAAATCCAGGTACATCCGGTGACATTGTCACGGTACAGTGAAGGACAGGAGTTGTCTTATGTATTCATCCGGCTTGCATTTAGGTGCAGGCATTGGCTTGCTCGGGCGGCGCGGACAACCTGCTGCTCCTGGACAAGGAGAAGTTCAAACCTCTCACGCAGGGAGCGGCCGCCGCCGGGGTGCCCGTCAGCAACGACTTCAAGTGGAAAGTGGGAGAGGCCGAGTTCGAGTCTCTGATGAGGATGCTGGACAACCTTGTGAGTGACGCTTTCACCGGGGCGGCTATATTTAACCCCGTCTAATACTAGCTACCATCAGCACCGGCGTGCTGCTGATGGACAGCCGAGGCGGTTGAACGGGTTGCAACCGAGCCAGACGTCCGCCCACCCTCGCGGATGGCAAGGCTAACAGCGGGTGGAAGCAGCTGTGCTGTGTGACCTCACAGTCACTTAATGGACTGGATTTAGCGAGGCCCGTTTCAGCAGGGCATGTAGTGTCACTCTTGCGCCAAAAACGTAGATATCCCCTGATCTCGTTCAAGCTAcatatttggaatattttcacTCCCGCACGTTTACACTAGATTTGTCAGCAAAAGTACTTTTCTATGTTACTGTACATGcagtgttcaaatatttagacGTGACGGCAGTGTGACTTGGGTGGCCAAGCTTTCCGTTTATTTGCGAAAGGCCTTTGAGGGAAGGTTCAACTTCCTTTTCTCCACAGGGATATAGAACAGGCCACTCGTACCGAAACCCCATCGTCCGCGAAAAGCCCCGATCCAAGAACGACGTGGAAATCCCCGCCACGGTGTCGGCGATTATGTCGGACGAGGACGGCGAAGCGGCGGGCCTGAGTAGCCCCTTTAAGTTTATGGCGCAGAAGCAGCAGCGGGAGCGGACGCGCTGGCTCACCTCGCCCAACAGTTACTTGAGGGTCAACGTGCCCGAACACTCACCCAGCGGAGACGTCAGCCCCAGAACCAAAACCATGGTACGTTGACTTCCTGACCTTTTCATGAGGAGCACAGTGAAGCAGTGggtagcacgtctgcctcacaggcGAAGTGGTTCTGGGTTCAAGTCTTGGCTCAGAGCTCCCTGTGTGGAGATTGCATATTGAAGACAAATTACTCATAAATAATGGaagtacattttatttattaatatacaTATACTTCACAGCGAGCAACTACAAAGTGCTTCACATATACTATCAGATACAAACTCACTGCATTTCACCTTCACTTTTTAATCTCATGTGCATTCGGGAGATTTAAGTAAAAAGCAAGTCAGCAGACTGCACTGACATAACAGGACAACGAAATGACTTCAACACGGAGGAGCTAGAGAACTGCAATTGTCAAGACGCGAGAGAAAACAAAGGCAGGTGAATCAGACAAAggtgtgaatgttgtgtggaaTTGGCTGCCAACCAGTACATTGTGTTCGCTGCCCCTCACCCTAAAGTCTGCAGAATAGATTCCAGCTCCCAGAAACTCTCAACATGGGAGGCATGATAATAATCCAAAGGCTGAGGTCTTTTAGATTAgactgccatcttgtggataACTGGAAAATTGCTTCCTGTACACTGAACAACTTGACAGAAAACTTCAGATAAACAAGCTGTCAAAGCGACACACgtgtggaatatttagaatttTCAATGAACCTAAACATGCGTGTTTTGGATGTGGCAGGAAACTGGAGAAGCTCTCAAGGCCACACAGAAAGCCTTGAGCCAAGTTTCAAACTCAGAATTTTCCAGCTCTGAGCCAGACATGTAAACCACAACCTATCTacgttacaaaaaaaaatcatttgcttGTTTCTTAGTGGATGAAGTCATCAGAACCAGGCAAAAGCATGGGCACCCCGATTAAGATTGAAGACCCCAACCAGTTTGTGCCCCTCAACACTGACCCAACAGAAGTGTTGCACAAGAGGAACCGGGTGAGTCGCTGTCATTCTTTATTATCCTTTATTCCATTTATACTGTTCAAATTAACATTCCAATTCTTTTGAATTGGGAAATTTGATTTGACATACAATAAATCCTACTTTTAATTCAGATAAAAGAGCAGCACAGAGGCGACCTGATGACGTCAGGTCCCAAGTCCCATTTACTGGCGGGCATTGTTGTGGACACCATCCCGGGACCAGTGAGTGcacatttcttttaatgttGTCGCTTTGTGACGGATCAATCAATGACCAATCCTCGTGCAGGCTTTCATCATGGAGGACGAGGAGCACACTCGCTCCCTTCCACCTAACCCTTTCAACCATCTGACAGAGGAGGTACTGGAGGAGTACAAGACCCTGGTGCAGCGAAAGCAACTAGGCCAAGACGGTATTGAGAAAAGCCCACACAAAAATGTCCTCCTGCtgtgtttttccacttcaaagTCTGAGCGCACACAAGGAAGGCCTCGATGCCGAGGTTTATATGCGCTTCAATCCGTTTACAACAGAAGTGCCCAAACTTTCTTCTCAAGTTTCAAGAACATCATTTGTtatagggggaaaaaaaagaccttcACGACAGGTCATTTTTAATCtggatttaaaagcatttaaacTCGGGGTCTACTTCACTTCTGGTGTTCCATTTTTTGAGCAGCATAACAGCTAAATGCTGATGCACCGTGTTTGCTTTGAACTTTGGGCTCCAATAATTGACCTGAGTGTGACCCTTGACCCTTTGGGATTGTAATCATAAGCGATCTGAATGTAATTAATACGCAGTTAACGTGCTTTTTCCAGAAGACGAAGATGCAACGGATGCAGACGAGATGACCACGTTTGATGGCTCCACAATCTCACTCTCACTTTCTCCCATCATGACACCATCCAAGTTCGGTAGGCACTCAAAGGCGTTTTCCGGTGTGTCTGAATGTATGAGAACTGAAGACTCATTtaattttacctttttttttttttctgactgcGTTGCACCCCGCCAACAGACACGATACCCAACGGGAAGGACCATTTGTCCGATCCGGAAGAGGACCTGACCCTGGAGGTTTCCAAGCTGAGCGTGAGCGCTTCGGAATCTCTGGAAATCTCCATGAGCGCCAAAGACGAGACCCCGGAATGTCagagcaagaagaagaagaagaacaagttCCGCACGCCTTCCTTCctgaagaaaagcaagaagaaggagaaaggTCAGGTGTCGGCACATTAATGACGAACAAAACTCGGTCATGCGAATGAGGGATGGAAACCAGCCGAGATTTgagtgattgtttttgttttgatgaattGGCATTGGAGAGACAAACTTGCAAAGCTCTGAAGATGTTCCCTTTTGCACAAATCCCTCGTATGAATGTATGGAAACGAGCACAGCCGTCGTAATAGTGGCCGCTAATGCATCACAGTCAACGGACGAAAAAACAAGTACGATTTGTATCTTTAAGACCTTCTTGATTATAATCTCGTGTTGCTTTGCAGCGGGGGGGTGGGGAACCTTCAATCCAAAAAATATTGCCGGTTCATTCGGGCAAAACTAATAATTTCAAGTTCTAACATTGAACCCACAAATACAGTTTCTAGGAAAAAGGTTCCCCAGCCGCCACTTGCTGTTCTCGCCATTACATAATTGTGTACTtttgtgaaatgaagtttgcCAACGTTTACCCACTAACACttgttcttaaaaaaaaaaaacatgctgtgAGAAATTTTATGGAAGTAATAATTGTCATATATGCTGCTTATTTTTGTTCTGACGAAACTTAACAAAGCAATGAGGCTTTTCTTGTTGTTTGCAGTTTACAATGTGAATGTGCCGACCCAAAGGGAGCGAGGTGttttgtaaatacatttttgctaCACTAAAACTATGAAAAGGTTCCAAATGTGACAGTACAATCTTAATACAATGTGTCGTTTTAacaatttgtattatttttgtttttatattcacatGTTCTGAGCAGGCACtgttgtttctttgtgtgcgTATATTTTGACAAGATCATACcactttttgaaatgtatttgttgtcGGTAAAGATACAAACACATCCAGTATGAAATAAAGCTTTCTACAACTACTTTAAAGTTTATTtcagtcatcttttttttttctccaagtaTAAAGCCGCTCTGAAACAAGTGCTGAGTTATAACTGGCCGTGTGAACCCGCTGCCTTGATAGGAAAGCCTCGTTGTCATGGTAATTCAACTGAGAGGGGTCTGCAGAGACAAAGAAGGGATTTGGTGTCTCCAACAGGTGTTCCATTTGGGGGAGGCGAGGGTCTTCataccccccaccccttcatGTCGATGCACAAAATGACATAAGAGAAGAGGCGACATGACGCAATTCAAAGGCAGAACGTCTGCTTTATGATCGCCCGTTTCTGAGATGCTTGATTTTGTGGTTAAAAAGAAAGTTGGGGACACTTGGAGAAGACAAAAGCTGTGTTGGGAGCAGGTGACATGTCTGGACATTCGGGAGGGAAGGGGACGGGGGAGGAGAGCAAACGCCGTCGTGACCTCGGGACAAAGTGCAGCCATTGTCTCCTGACGCCAAGATAACGTCTGGTGAGCAGCAGTAGATGCATCAAGACTACTGTTTTATAgggtggatataaaaagtctacacacccctgtccCATAGCATGGTTTTGGTTCTATTAAAAGAGAGACCAAGACCTGACCTATTACctatacaattaaaaaaaaatcaagagtggaataaaaatataaaagataGAAGATATAAAATAGAGATAAGGTGGTAgcataagtgtgcacaccctctgttcataCCTGTTAACTcatgttaaataaaaatgaaattcaaaactCATACAGCAGAGCGCAAATTTGATTTTCCCTTGAGGGATTCTAATcagtataataaataaatgagatgACCTGGCCCGTCGGCCCAATTTAAAAACCAAATGTGGTCTTGGAGCACAAATATCCACCTAACCCTATCACTGACATAATGGAGGTTAACTGCAGGTGTAATCTGCAGACTTGCACTTGCTGCCCGGCTGTAAGATTACGCTGATGCGGAAAACGAGCACTAGCATCAATAAACATTCATCAGGGATAGGCATAAGTTTGAGTCACATGCGAGTTATACCGTGACACGTCCCTTcatgtttgcatttgtttcaCAGCTGTCAGACACGTTTTGCATGACTTAGCCTTTCAGTCCACTAGTTTACAGCTAATGCTAAGCTAGGAAATGATTACCATTTATGTGGCTgtgtttgaattattttttaactgtgTCATCACTGTATATTTTGTTTCGAAAGTATAATATCTTAAGTGCTATCTTTCCTCATCAAGACAGGAGACTGAAACGGATTAATgggttttcattcatttcaatgaggcGAGTTTTCTAATGTCTGACAAGCAAccaaagtcaaacacacacacacacagtctttGACTTTGCCTCGTGTGTAACAGTCAAGCCACTGTTGTAATCCTCCACTATTTCAGATTACTCCACTTGGGGTCACATTCTACACCCATGCTGCGACAGGCAGCACACAGACCCAACCAGACGCCTAGTACAAGACCCACCCCCCTTGCTACCCACAACTGCCCACCCTTCAGGGAGGGTGTCACTCTCTCACAGGCGTCCGTTACAGGGCGGGCCACATCTGCAGCAGGCCGGCCATCTGCACCTATTGTCTGGCCGGGACCACCACGCATGGCTGGCCTTGTAAAGACTCCCAGACACAGGACAACCCCCCCGCACCCACTCTCCTGTCTCCTGTCCTCCCTCAGCTTCACGGCCAGCAAAAAGATGACTTCTTAATCACCACCCGAGTGTTTAGCAAAGACACAAGGAAGGCCCGTTCAAAGTTAGTTGCTTTGCAATTAAAGGCAAAGGTGACGGGTTCGACGTAGACGCTGCATGGTGTCTAAGTGCTTTTTGATTAGCATGAgaatggtggtggtggtggtggggggggggtcacccATGACAGCTTGTGAAATGAACCAAAAGTGAAGAATGCTGTCAGTGAGTcagcatgaaaatgaatttctgATGTTCTAGTAGGGTTCTCctgaaatattgtttttgcagttttGTGCTGACACTGATAATTGctatttggaaatgttttatgTTACATTCAACTGGataatctatttttatttttttaatagaaaagATGCCCATTCCCAATTGACATGCAGAGCTTACAAGTTACATAAatctcttttttattttttttttaactagtcAATACACGAGTGTCTAACAAAGGCAAGAAGTGTACGAGCGCTTAGCCAGGATATCAAAGGTAATAGAATAAACGCTTCAACCACTTCCGGCCAACACTATGTTCGGggataaataaaatgcaaatgatgctTTGTTATAAATTCATCCGTCAGCTCGCCTCGCTTTCTGCAGCATTGATCATGAGGATGTGTTCTGTGGCCCAGTTGACAATGGATGCGGGGTGCACGCGTTTAGTGGGAGGGATTATCCACCAAGTAGGGCAAGTGGCTGAGGCTAAGGACTGCAATTCCATCCAGCCTCAGTCATCCGCTCAGTGCACACACGAACGACGAGCCAGGGGCCGACTCTTCGTCCCCGTCCATACAAAGAACACCTCATCCGAAATGGTGAAGTACGTGGGACAACAACCCCAGGACAACGAGCGGAAAAAGCAGGAGCTAGTGTCCGAGCGCGGTGCGTTCACGGACCCGCGGGATTCGGGAGACGTGTCCGACTGCTCGCTGGGCGACGCGTCGGACGCCAAGTGTTCCGCCATGGACACGTTCATGAAGAACGTACAAGTGTTGCTCGACGCCGCGCACTACATCGAGAGCGTGGATAAGAACAGCGGAAGTAAGTGGAATATACGGGAGACACGACTGTGTGCGTGCCGTAAACGCGTCTCGGTCGGATCCGAGGGCAGACAACAAAAGACGCGACGCGCACGACAACACAACACAGGGCCACGGATAACCTTTTTTTCCACGGTGCCTGCTTCTTGTGGGAGTAATAGCACACgtcataaataaatcacactgGAAATGGTGCTAATTTCAGAGATAATGCGTCGCTCATGATCCAATTTGGTGCGTCTTTATTTGCAATCTGCCCCCATTTTAAACCGCAGGACACGAGCAAAAACGCACGAAGCGCACGTTTTAATATTCATGCATACACGCATGTTAAAAATATccttttatatcttttttttttttacatgcatgTGAAATACGACACCAAATGCCCCTTCTAATGAATTAACTATGTCGGTTCATCTGTGTggtgtaaaaacacaaaacaaaacacaataattTCCCAATGCTAAAATAACGTATTGTTACGTGCTTATTATCAATTATAAATGCCGGTTATTACTTTCAGGGCCGAGCTACCTTCTATGTATGTGTTATTCACATGGTTTCCACATGGAACATATTGCAGCCTTCTGATTGGCCTCGCACTCTTGTTCTCCACAGCCTCTTAGCCAATCAGATGCGAGTTCAACCGTGACGTTGACAGGCTACCAGAAAAAAGCATTATGGGATTTGTATGATTTCCCGCAGCggcacaaaaaataatataaatgtataatataaatacatgtatatttttgcatttctaTTGACCAGTACATTTCAAATTATTGtcaatataaaacatttactAACCTGTTAGAATCTAAACTTGCTGAGAATTTAGGTCAGGACACACATGCTAATGCCATTAGATAACTATGAAGGTGGTGGATATGTGCCAGACTGAGTTATATGAACTTGTAAACTAAAGTCTCATCAAacgttctattttttttgtcctctacACAGAATGCGAGCATGGTTATGCTTCGACGTATCCTGCCAATGATCTGGCACTCCCACAGAAACATCGTAAATTCAACAAGAACAGGAAATTGGACAATATTCACAATAGGTGGGTTCAATAAACAGTGTACTGTTTTATAGTTTTTCATCAGCCAATTTTCAAAACAGTAATGGTAaataacttgaaaaaaaaaaaactctgttATGTTGTGTGTTATGTATTAAGTCATACATTATGCTGTATTATTTTCTACATTCTATTTAACATAgaagtgcttttattttacatacCTATATTTCAGTTTTCTCTATCTTTGCCCATCATGGTTTACATATTTGTAATTTGTAATCATTGCAGGTCAGCCCACAATGAACTGGAAAAGAATAGGTGAGCATTGCAAGATTAAAGAGATTTTTATCGATGAATTCAGTTATTTTTCCATTGAGGTGCAATCAAAACATGTTTCCGCATACTTTTCATGCTAAACATATTGACGAGTCGTGCGAAATGATCACTGCAATGATTACATCCTTAACAAGGAGATTGCAGCACATAGCTTTTCAATTCACCTTTAATGAGGCGTAGCCTTTAGCGACGTGTTCACGCTGCCTTGCTTAGCAAGTGACACAGTTCCTGGAGGACTTGCAGACATTTCCCCAGTCAGCAAATGTGAAGCATCTGTTTCCAGACAACAAGACTCCTTCCTGAAGCAGAGCCTCCTCCCGCTGGTGTGGGATGAGGCCACCGTAGCTGGGAGCGGACGACAAATGTCAGGATGCGTTTGTATCCAAAATTAAATGGCCTGTTGATGTTTGCTAAACAAATTAagcatggggggggggtgctttgagaaagatgacatcacaggttgacctatatatatatacaatactACATTTATTCTTTAGGCAGTCTGCGTTTTGGTACCAGATTTTTACCTCATTTTGGCAACACAAGGCGGAAATCTGATCGGACAAAATTGTATATATTAGTggtatatttttaaacactgctGTGTCTAATATTTTGGTTACCTTATTTAGCTGCATCCGTGAAGGGGAAATTAACTTCCCGCTTGTGCGTTTCCTCCCGCCGCAGACGAGCGCATCTCCGTCTGTGCTTGGAAAGGTTGAAGTCGCTCATCCCTCTGGGACCAGAGTGCAGTCGGCACACCACGCTGGGACTCCTCAACAAGGCCAAAGTGCACATCAAGGTGTGGTGGTGGTCTAGTAGTGGTGCAGTTGAATTGTGTTGAACACAAATGTTCAATTGGTGCAAATTGTTTCCGCGCTGATTGACTTCTCCATCCTTTGTATTCCAAAGTAATGAATGAGTGAACTTGAAGCACTTAAATTGCTACATAATTGCCATTCATTAGTTTATCTATGGCATTgttatgtgttagcattaagctaacgGGGCCTGCGTATTGTTGTATTAAGACCAAATGCACGGCCAACCACCAATGTCGAGATGACACGATGATAAAAGACACGTATATACAATGTCCAACTGCAAGGAACATtccatttttcctcatttgagAAATGTGTGGCTTGCTTAGACAAGTTTATACTAGCTGCTCACTGAAGAGTTTCCCATGACCTTCCTGTTGTACACTCTTGCATTCATGGCAAGTAAGTGCATCATCAGCGGGTACTTGGGGATGTTTAATGTCTgatttcctgtttttatttttgcattgtgggGATTTGAAACTTTTGTTTGGACAACAATGAGGGCACAAATGGTTGCATAAGACGCCATTCATTGTGTGGCGTGTCTACTTTTCTGGGGATGACATTGGGGGGGAGGGTTTGTGGTTAGTGTGGGTATTGCGTGTACATTATGAACTACCTCCGGAGGTCAACAGATGACTGCAGTCCGGGAAATGCGGTTCTGATGTGGTTTTGGGTGGAAAATGGAGCAGGTACAAACAGaagagaacaaaacaaacacacggtGTTATTTCAGATTCAGGAAATGGCTTGGAAAGTTCTATAGTACGCATTGACAACAAATCCCAATCTGAAAAATGCAATTGTAGCATATTTTAATATACCATTAATTGCACATGTGCACCCTCTAGTGATAAACCAAAGAATCACTGGATTAGACTGTTTACATTATATTGACTTCAACACatttgttgtatttaactGAGTGCGGTACAATAGATGGGTAGAGGTTATCTCATTCTCACACATTCCTTCCGCTCACCTCACACCTTCTCCTGATTTTCCCCTTGTAGAAACTAGAGGAGGCGGACCGGAGGAGTCAGCACCAGCTGGACACCCTGGAGCGGGAGCAGAGATACTTGCAGAGGCAGCTGGCCCAGCTCCAGACGCTCGGCGAAAGAGACCGCGTCCGCACGGACAGCCTAGGCTCCCCCACCGACTCGGACCGCTACGAATCGGACCGAGGTTGGGCTGCGGTTGTTGCCGACGGCAAAGGCGGCCTCCTTCGACATGTGTGGGTCACGGTGGTTTTGTGTGCGTTTGCAGAGGAGATCGAAGTGGACGTGGAGTGCACCGACTTCTCCTTAGGAGAAATGGACAGCGTGAGTAGCGGCGGGGCCAGCGACCTGGACGACCAGAGTAGCCGGCAGAGCTCGGCCAGCGACGAGGGCTACTCTACCTGCAGCCTCAAAGTGGCCTTCTCTGCTTGAGGTCCGCTGCACTGTGCTCCCCCCTTCCCCAAACACCACTCTCTTATGGCTTTAACCAGGGGTGGGGAACCTACGGCACACGCGGGACAGAACCGAATTCAGTACAATTCCCTCGAACACGGTTCACTTTTTGCAGCTTCACAgacaaaaatattgctttCCACGTAAAAGCAGAGAttttaaatgtcttatttAGATGAAAAGCAAACGAGTCCGAggattttaataattttatgttaaaCAATGGCTCAAAATTGTTACCGTAATCAAAAATCAATGATCACGTTCATCAACGTTGATTCATTTCAACCACTAAAGAACATGTACAAACTGTTAAATAATTGAGGGGATTGCTTAAGTGCTTTCGCAATCAAGTTTGCTGCTATTTTTGCTCGCACCAAGCTTTCGTAAATCGGGCCCAAGGACTCAAAATGGTCcccaacacaaaaaaaggttcCCCACCCCTGACTTGAACAATCACCAGCCTGCAGCTCCACAAACATGTCCACCTAAGAACCAGCCTTAAGCTTGACTCCAACCTAAACCTGAATGTCTGTTGTCCCGTGAACAGCCACAATCAAAAAGAAAGGCACTCAAAGGGTACAAGTCAAACCTTCAACCAAATCAATCCTCTTCAAAACCAGCAAAAAAGGCCACAAATACCAGCTTGACATTTGCTCCatttgcctttaaaaaaaaaaaaaaatcagcaactTAAAAACAGGTCGTGACCCTTTTACTTTCACATTTGCATTCCAAAGTCTGATTTTAGTTAACAGAGCCACAAGATTCAAATCTACACACATTAGTTGttctaatttattttgcataGTATTTATTATGTTTGTTATATTTAATTGTGCTGCAGCTTTTTTGGTGGAAAAATATCTGAAAATGACTTGACCTCCCTCCCCTTGAAATGCATCAGTGTGAGAACctgttctatttattttaacccCCATTTAGAAAGTAATAAGCTAGCCGGTACTTGTCCCGCCGGCAAAAGGTGAAAAAGcaataatgcattttttttttttttatacattgcTTTTGTCCGTCCATAAGCTCTAATGTCTAAGACTGGTGATTttagcaacaaaaacaaaaaaagtaaatgatTTTCCAAAGCTacagtgcatgtgtgttgaatgttataatggaaaaaaaaatgtctgtagcatgaacaaaaacacttaattttttttagtccaCATTGAAAAATTGACTGTTATGTCATCCATCATTGCACTGTTCCaaaccatcaactacaataaCGTCGCCCATTTCTCTCCCCGCTAGTGACTCCATCAGCACCAAATTGTGTCTTAATGTGAGTGTTTGACTCTTGCACAAGTCCCTGCTCACCCAACCCACCCAACGTGTTTGGGGAAATGTAGAAAATGCactataaaattaataattgtGCTTGGGGGAAGCACAGCCCTGATGTTTTCTAGTGCTTGATTAggaatttaatgttttttttttgcaaaatatgCTGCTGGTGCCCTGCTGATACTTTGTTACGGTTCCTGACGACGCTCCCTGGAATCCTAATAAATTTCTTCCACCAACATGTGAACCCATTATGTGTTTAACTTGAGCAGTTTTCTGTGCCGCTTATCATATAGAGTGTCCTATAAAATCTTGTAGCATTAATTTGCTTGGCCCATAAAATTGGTTAAAGTTAATTTTTCTCAAATTGAAATAAGATTTTCCAAAAATGACAGCTGAAATAGAAATACTCACCGTTAGATGACAGATGTTTGGGGACGAAGCGCATCACTGTAATTCACAAAAGTTTCATTATTTATGTTAGCATTTGTGCAGGTAGTCATATTGTTGTATGGTTACCATCACACATTAGTTAGGCCATCAGATGCTCACTGACTTGAAGTCTGGCTTGACTCGCTGGCGTTCTCATTGATGCTGGTCCCAATGATAAGAAGGCAGTCATTTATAAAACTCAACAAACGGatgtttatttgacttttataAATTACAGAAATCAA is a genomic window of Syngnathus acus chromosome 15, fSynAcu1.2, whole genome shotgun sequence containing:
- the LOC119134830 gene encoding max-interacting protein 1-like; protein product: MRMCSVAQLTMDAGCTRLVGGIIHQVGQVAEAKDCNSIQPQSSAQCTHERRARGRLFVPVHTKNTSSEMVKYVGQQPQDNERKKQELVSERGAFTDPRDSGDVSDCSLGDASDAKCSAMDTFMKNVQVLLDAAHYIESVDKNSGKCEHGYASTYPANDLALPQKHRKFNKNRKLDNIHNRSAHNELEKNRRAHLRLCLERLKSLIPLGPECSRHTTLGLLNKAKVHIKKLEEADRRSQHQLDTLEREQRYLQRQLAQLQTLGERDRVRTDSLGSPTDSDRYESDREEIEVDVECTDFSLGEMDSVSSGGASDLDDQSSRQSSASDEGYSTCSLKVAFSA
- the add3b gene encoding adducin 3 (gamma) b isoform X1 — translated: MSLVEVRQLAGSLTLSLSSNDSKERCCESDPDSFRGRAMSPDLRQDFNMMEQKKRVTHILQSPVFKDELEGLIQDQMTKGNNPTGLLALRQIADLLMAGTVGGAGPLTSPISLGTVSPINDLYAAETPSFAKCEKPSRCKLAGLYRLVDLFSWARCTGAYITVRVNKEQDHVLISPRGLSFAEVTAATLVKVNMIGDVVDQGSTDLGIDHFGFAPHAAIYAMRPDLKCIIHIHTPATAAVSSMKCGILPISQEALLLGDVSCFGYHGSLANKEEKVEFQKALGPTAKVMILRNHGVLALGETIEEAFHYMYHSQQACEIQVQALACSGGADNLLLLDKEKFKPLTQGAAAAGVPVSNDFKWKVGEAEFESLMRMLDNLGYRTGHSYRNPIVREKPRSKNDVEIPATVSAIMSDEDGEAAGLSSPFKFMAQKQQRERTRWLTSPNSYLRVNVPEHSPSGDVSPRTKTMWMKSSEPGKSMGTPIKIEDPNQFVPLNTDPTEVLHKRNRIKEQHRGDLMTSGPKSHLLAGIVVDTIPGPAFIMEDEEHTRSLPPNPFNHLTEEVLEEYKTLVQRKQLGQDEDEDATDADEMTTFDGSTISLSLSPIMTPSKFDTIPNGKDHLSDPEEDLTLEVSKLSVSASESLEISMSAKDETPECQSKKKKKNKFRTPSFLKKSKKKEKGQVSAH
- the add3b gene encoding adducin 3 (gamma) b isoform X2; translation: MSLVEVRQLAGSLTLSLSSNDSKERCCESDPDSFRGRAMSPDLRQDFNMMEQKKRVTHILQSPVFKDELEGLIQDQMTKGNNPTGLLALRQIADLLMAGTVGGAGPLTSPISLGTVSPINDLYAAETPSFAKCEKPSRCKLAGLYRLVDLFSWARCTGAYITVRVNKEQDHVLISPRGLSFAEVTAATLVKVNMIGDVVDQGSTDLGIDHFGFAPHAAIYAMRPDLKCIIHIHTPATAAVSSMKCGILPISQEALLLGDVSCFGYHGSLANKEEKVEFQKALGPTAKVMILRNHGVLALGETIEEAFHYMYHSQQACEIQALACSGGADNLLLLDKEKFKPLTQGAAAAGVPVSNDFKWKVGEAEFESLMRMLDNLGYRTGHSYRNPIVREKPRSKNDVEIPATVSAIMSDEDGEAAGLSSPFKFMAQKQQRERTRWLTSPNSYLRVNVPEHSPSGDVSPRTKTMWMKSSEPGKSMGTPIKIEDPNQFVPLNTDPTEVLHKRNRIKEQHRGDLMTSGPKSHLLAGIVVDTIPGPAFIMEDEEHTRSLPPNPFNHLTEEVLEEYKTLVQRKQLGQDEDEDATDADEMTTFDGSTISLSLSPIMTPSKFDTIPNGKDHLSDPEEDLTLEVSKLSVSASESLEISMSAKDETPECQSKKKKKNKFRTPSFLKKSKKKEKGQVSAH